In Cyprinus carpio isolate SPL01 chromosome A1, ASM1834038v1, whole genome shotgun sequence, the following proteins share a genomic window:
- the LOC109091288 gene encoding lysine-specific demethylase 4C-like isoform X2, whose translation MGRDWSVLSLGFFPNSFKSCEAFLRHKMTLISPSVLKKYSIPFDKITQEAGEFMITFPYGYHAGFNHGFNCAESTNFASIRWIDYGKVATQCTCSKDMVKISMDPFVRRFQPDRYQAWTQGKDSCPLDHTLATPSTTPELQSWLQRRRRKAPATTSFHYPRTSSKRLKTVDTAPVKGGSRRSRGAALTSKDKDKEDPVKHQKESQNSGQLKGLTGPCRQMCVVKVTRVENDLLAHSSRQVKDASPERLSSPATSRQSDPDPGHSSSQTSSDFDEGQVSTNTSSTEQPGPEPTSESDVTEDVTLNSERTTESPNQTLNCESVPETSAPSIPVTHWSRLNSTGAAVLFPEADFRRDKIETEETVTDILTESSIDCGTSALYKEQSSIRLDSAQDSETSENRTNPEIQTAQFSEMPLLMPELTEERVSPQSLAPEMPSLTLAVRPDTTNHSPSDSAPVLHLENSPPVITHDAATCSERACHDLPFVALQEGVNQSQNTTSDSFIAKPACPFLVPEWGAPDESKREGHEHICPSTDQNTQNESISQFKITTHVADVDLMDARDSEMTDNSAERSLEEQPGSLTSFQGSFMESKTFTIWKNLSSQNPAVLIESLQPELVVGLTTCGSSLTDYAHDSPPYTMWSESGCQQEKFPDSPNSSSCTQTWTNLEPIPMQCSGADIAANAPPDLKQQNVELEPAKAYVLGQQAGSQEPQEEEFKGQEYYECAKSEHDGSVSDSDSCESGDKGADSSSESSEENAMSDPEYVETGLEPGEVCTYQMQTVKKTTKSWRHPLRKPTARAVPSAVKQQAASDDETIEECATEEEEPETEEWAKPLVHLWQHRKAHLQYEREYNTTAAKTTPHCAVCTLFMPYCQPDNLEERRHDVSTSAATESQGSCSQEASFRSRPLIPEICFAYQEGPCPLNTLLEEDGSSPLVSCNSCCVQVHASCYGVAAHDVGPVWTCDRCVSGDLAAGCCLCNLRGGALKRTSDDRWAHVMCAVGLPEVKFIDVVKRAPVDISAIPVQRYKLKCIYCRNRIKKLSGACIQCSCGRCPTSFHVTCAHAAGVPMEPDDWPYVVFITCHRHQSRSSSAKSKVSKSELEVGQTVISKHKNLRYYSSRVTQVTAHTFYEVMFDDGSFSNDTFPEDIVSRDCAQLGPPEVGEAVQVKWPDGLFYGAKYLGSNTSYMYQVEFEDGSQVLAKREDIYTLDEDLPKKVKGRLSTASSMRFQDAFFTTQGERKRRRTPNSRFQTDYIANISPRTFTRISETRSKAN comes from the exons ATGGGAAGAGATTGGAGCGT TTTGTCTTTAGGTTTCTTTCCTAACAGCTTTAAAAGCTGCGAGGCCTTCCTGAGACACAAGATGACACTGATATCCCCGTCTGTACTGAAGAAATACAGCATACCATTTGACAAG ATAACACAGGAAGCGGGGGAGTTTATGATCACATTTCCGTATGGTTACCACGCTGGCTTCAACCATGGCTTTAACTGTGCTGAATCCACCAATTTTGCAAGTATCCGGTGGATCGATTATGGAAAAGTTGCTACGCAG TGTACATGCAGTAAGGACATGGTGAAGATCTCCATGGATCCGTTTGTCAGACGATTCCAGCCGGATCGCTATCAGGCTTGGACACAAGGCAAAGACTCATGTCCATTGGATCACACCCTGGCCACACCCAGCACCACACCAGAGCTGCAGAGCTGGCTTCAGAGGCGGCGCAGGAAAGCTCCCGCCACCACAAG TTTCCATTATCCACGCACATCCTCCAAGCGACTGAAGACTGTGGACACTGCACCAGTGAAGGGGGGCAGTCGGAGGAGTAGAGGGGCAGCTTTAACATCAAAAGACAAGGATAAGGAAGACCCTGTGAAACACCAGAAAGAATCACAGAACTCAGGCCAATTAAAAG GGCTCACTGGTCCATGTCGACAAATGTGTGTTGTTAAAGTAACAAGAGTGGAGAATGACTTGCTTGCCCACTCCTCTAGACAAGTCAAAGATGCTTCCCCCGAGCGACTCTCAAGCCCTGCCACATCCAGGCAGAGTGACCCCGACCCAGGTCACTCAAGCTCCCAGACGTCTTCAGATTTCGATGAAGGTCAGGTATCCACAAACACAAGCTCTACCGAACAGCCTGGACCTGAACCAACCTCAGAGAGTGATGTCACTGAGGATGTGACTCTGAACTCAGAAAGAACTACTGAAAGCCCTAATCAAACATTAAACTGTGAATCTGTCCCGGAAACAAGTGCTCCTTCTATTCCTGTGACCCACTGGTCGAGACTTAACTCCACTGGTGCTGCGGTTTTATTTCCGGAAGCTGATTTCCGACGAGATAAAATTGAAACAGAAGAGACAGTCACCGATATCTTGACTGAAAGCAGCATCGATTGCGGCACATCAGCACTTTACAAGGAGCAAAGCTCGATCCGTCTAGACTCGGCTCAGGATTCAGAAACCTCAGAGAACAGAACAAACCCTGAAATCCAGACTGCTCAGTTTAGTGAGATGCCTCTTTTAATGCCCGAGCTCACAGAAGAGAGAGTCAGTCCTCAATCCCTCGCACCTGAAATGCCCTCGCTGACTCTCGCTGTCCGACCCGACACTACAAATCACAGTCCGAGCGACAGTGCACCTGTTCTCCATCTGGAAAACTCGCCTCCTGTTATAACACATGATGCGGCGACTTGCTCTGAAAGAGCTTGTCACGACTTGCCCTTCGTTGCACTCCAAGAAGGCGTAAACCAATCACAAAACACAACCTCAGACAGCTTTATAGCAAAACCAGCATGTCCTTTCTTAGTTCCGGAATGGGGGGCACCAGACGAGTCCAAACGGGAAGGACATGAACACATCTGCCCATCCACAGACCAGAACACTCAAAATGAGTCCATTTCGCAGTTTAAAATCACCACTCACGTAGCAGACGTGGATTTAATGGACGCTCGGGACTCTGAAATGACTGATAACTCAGCAGAAAGAAGTCTTGAAGAGCAGCCAGGCTCTCTCACATCCTTCCAGGGCTCCTTCATGGAGTCCAAAACCTTCACCATTTGGAAAAACCTCAGCTCCCAGAATCCCGCAGTGCTCATTGAGAGCCTGCAGCCCGAGCTGGTGGTGGGTCTTACCACATGTGGGAGCAGTCTCACAGACTATGCTCACGACTCGCCGCCCTACACCATGTGGTCCGAATCAGGGTGCCAACAAGAAAAGTTCCCTGACTCTCCAAACTCTTCATCATGCACTCAGACCTGGACCAACCTGGAGCCCATTCCCATGCAGTGCTCTGGTGCAGACATAGCTGCAAACGCACCCCCAGATCTGAAGCAGCAGAACGTGGAGTTGGAACCGGCTAAAGCGTATGTGCTCGGTCAGCAGGCGGGCTCTCAGGAACCTCAGGAGGAAGAGTTCAAAGGTCAGGAGTATTACGAATGTGCAAAGTCAGAGCATGATGGGTCTGTGAGCGACTCTGATTCGTGTGAATCAGGAGATAAAGGTGCTGACAGCAGCAGCGAATCCAGCGAGGAGAATGCCATGAGTGACCCTGAGTATGTGGAAACGGGCCTGGAGCCTGGGGAAGTCTGTACA TATCAAATGCAAACTGTTAAGAAGACAACAAAGAGCTGGCGTCACCCCCTCAGAAAGCCCACAGCAAGAGCAGTGCCAAGTGCTGTTAAACAGCAGGCTGCCAGCGATGATG aGACTATAGAGGAGTGTGCGACTGAAGAAGAGGAGCCGGAAACTGAGGAATGGGCAAAGCCTTTAGTGCATCTGTGGCAACACAGAAAAGCTCATCTTCAGTACGAACGAGAGTACAACACGACGGCAGCTAAAACCACTCCACACTGTGCTGTCTGCACCCTTTTCATGCCATACTGTCAG CCTGATAATTTAGAGGAGCGAAGGCATGATGTCTCGACGAGTGCTGCCACAGAGTCTCAGGGGTCATGTTCTCAGGAGGCGAGCTTTAGATCACGACCTCTGATCCCTGAAATTTGCTTTGCGTACCAGGAGGGCCCATGTCCCTTGAACACACTGTTGGAGGAGGATGGATCCAGTCCTCTTGTGAGCTGCAATAGCTGCTGTGTTCAAGTTCATGCCA GTTGCTACGGTGTTGCTGCTCATGATGTCGGTCCAGTGTGGACATGTGACCGATGTGTGAGCGGAGACCTGGCAGCT GGCTGCTGTTTGTGTAACCTGAGGGGAGGTGCATTAAAAAGAACCTCAGATGACAG ATGGGCCCATGTGATGTGTGCTGTGGGTCTGCCTGAGGTGAAGTTCATTGATGTGGTGAAGAGAGCTCCTGTTGACATCAGTGCCATACCTGTACAGAGATATAAACTG aagtGTATATATTGCCGGAACAGGATAAAGAAGCTGTCTGGCGCGTGTATTCAGTGCTCATGTGGTCGTTGCCCGACCTCTTTCCATGTCACCTGTGCACACGCAGCTGGAGTTCCCATGGAGCCTGATGATTGGCCGTATGTGGTTTTCATCACCTGTCACAGGCACCAGTCTCGGAGCTCCAGTGCT AAATCGAAAGTTAGCAAAAGTGAATTAGAAGTGGGCCAGACGGTGATCTCCAAACACAAAAATCTTCGTTACTACAGCTCACGTGTCACTCAGGTCACGGCCCACACATTCTATGAGGTCATGTTCGATGATGGCTCGTTCAGCAACGATACATTCCCTGAAGACATTGTG AGCAGAGATTGTGCCCAGCTTGGGCCTCCTGAAGTGGGGGAGGCTGTTCAGGTGAAGTGGCCCGATGGGCTTTTTTATGGAGCCAAGTACCTTGGCTCTAACACTTCATATATGTACCAG GTGGAATTTGAAGATGGATCCCAAGTATTGGCGAAGAGAGAGGATATTTACACACTGGATGAAGACCTGCCCAAAAAGGTCAAAGGTCGTTTG TCCACGGCGTCCAGCATGCGTTTCCAGGATGCATTCTTCACCACACAAGGCGAGAGGAAAAGGCGACGCACACCGAATTCTCGCTTCCAGACGGATTACATCGCCAATATTAGCCCTCGAACCTTCACCAGGATCTCAGAGACACGCAGTAAAGCAAACTAA